Within the Flavobacterium sp. CG_23.5 genome, the region GTTTGGAATAAAGATAACAAGTGGCTCTTCTTGTCATTGGCAAATCTGATTTTCCGGATAAAATTAATTTAATTTCAACCTTGTTTTTAGCCGCCTTTTTCAAGGCATGAATTATTTGTCTGCCTGGAAGGAAATAACTTCCCACTATAATTATTTCTTTTTTAGCATTGCCAATAGAACTTTTGTACGCATTGCTTATTTCATTTTTCCTTTTTAACCAGTCATTTTGTAGAATTCGAACTAAGGTATCTTTATGAAGTTGAAAAGCTGTTTTTAATTTTTGATTAGAAGGATGACTTTTTTTAAAATAAATTGCATTGCAAATTTCCTGAATGGGTTTAGCAATCTCGCCGTTCAATTGAACAGCATAATCAAGCCAAGGCGCTTCCGTTGCGGTTCCATGATACTTATCGGCAATGTTAATTCCTCCTAACAAAGCGACTTTTCCATCTGAAACCACTATTTTTTGATGCAATCGTCTACCTATATAAAAAGTATAGGTTGAAAATAATGGGGCAAAAAACCGAATATTTATGCCACTTTTTTTGAGTTCATTTCTAAGTTGTGAAGGAAAGTGTAAAGAGCCTAATCCGTCCAATAAAAGATAAAT harbors:
- a CDS encoding phospholipase D-like domain-containing protein, giving the protein MPHDTNPDLLFENIALVHSGEDYFSRLENIIHNSLFEIHIQTYLFENDTTGNRILTALKEAASRQVKIYLLLDGLGSLHFPSQLRNELKKSGINIRFFAPLFSTYTFYIGRRLHQKIVVSDGKVALLGGINIADKYHGTATEAPWLDYAVQLNGEIAKPIQEICNAIYFKKSHPSNQKLKTAFQLHKDTLVRILQNDWLKRKNEISNAYKSSIGNAKKEIIIVGSYFLPGRQIIHALKKAAKNKVEIKLILSGKSDLPMTRRATCYLYSKLLSYNIELYEWNESVLHGKAAVIDEYWTTIGSFNLNNLSSYGSLEMNVEIKSTEFSKMYREQLNQIIAKCQRITPEDLEIKNNLFLKLGNWFSYYSTRLIELLVIYTPYNRFHN